One genomic window of Desulfobacterales bacterium includes the following:
- the dusB gene encoding tRNA dihydrouridine synthase DusB: MTQQLKIGSVALGNPTILAPMAGITNLPFRLISKKNGCALVCSEMISANGLVYGSKKTFQLLHSTPEEKPLSVQIFGSNPGKMAEAAQIVEAYGSDIIDINFGCSVKKIVKSGSGAALMKDPHQAEAILKAVRNAVTIPLTIKIRSGWDSSGKQAIELSQIAEACGADAITIHPRTAKQGFTGKSDWSMISRIKQTVSIPVIGNGDILSHTDAMKMKTLTGCDGIMIGRASIDNPWIFRQITNYFNDSPISDIDLTSRFELMIEYLKRSIQYFGEEHGCRMMRSRLGWFTKGLHSSSSFRESIKQMASENEAIALIRLYMDKLMKATDLPD, translated from the coding sequence ATGACACAACAGCTTAAGATCGGTTCGGTCGCTCTGGGCAATCCGACCATTCTGGCCCCCATGGCAGGCATTACCAATTTGCCGTTCCGCCTGATTTCAAAAAAAAACGGCTGTGCACTGGTTTGCAGCGAAATGATCAGCGCAAACGGGCTGGTTTACGGATCGAAAAAAACCTTTCAACTGCTTCACAGCACACCGGAAGAAAAGCCCTTATCCGTTCAGATTTTCGGCTCCAATCCCGGGAAAATGGCTGAAGCGGCACAAATCGTTGAGGCATACGGTTCCGATATCATTGATATCAACTTCGGCTGTTCGGTAAAAAAAATTGTCAAATCCGGCTCCGGAGCCGCTCTCATGAAAGATCCGCACCAGGCCGAAGCCATTCTCAAAGCGGTCAGAAACGCCGTCACCATCCCCCTGACCATTAAAATACGCAGCGGATGGGATTCATCCGGAAAACAGGCCATTGAACTGAGCCAAATTGCCGAAGCATGCGGCGCCGATGCCATAACCATTCATCCGAGAACCGCAAAACAGGGCTTTACCGGCAAATCGGACTGGTCCATGATTTCCAGGATCAAGCAAACCGTTTCAATACCGGTTATCGGAAATGGAGATATTTTAAGCCATACCGATGCAATGAAAATGAAAACACTGACGGGTTGTGACGGAATCATGATCGGAAGAGCGTCGATCGACAATCCATGGATTTTCAGGCAGATAACAAATTATTTTAATGACAGCCCCATATCCGATATTGACCTTACTAGTCGTTTTGAATTAATGATAGAATATCTCAAACGATCCATTCAGTATTTTGGAGAAGAACACGGCTGCCGGATGATGCGAAGCCGTCTGGGATGGTTTACCAAGGGACTTCATTCCAGCAGCAGCTTTCGCGAATCCATAAAGCAGATGGCATCTGAAAACGAAGCCATAGCGTTAATCCGATTATATATGGATAAATTGATGAAAGCCACAGATCTACCCGATTAA
- a CDS encoding response regulator, whose product MDGLLFIDDEEGIRRSMVRALRKESFKTYTVENGEKGIEFIRQTRSTISAVISDFKMPGLNGLETLAIIGRLNPEITRIILTGYATMETAIQATNEGIDGFLTKPFDNAEIRAKLHEIYIHKRLRQFVPEHVYHKIHCCPGALKPAFQQASILFTDIRGFTRLTEQVPPETLACFLNHDYFDPLGEIAYEHNGTLDKHIGDSMMVGFGTPVPLENDALSAVTAAIAMQRKTVEINDTLKNR is encoded by the coding sequence ATGGATGGTCTGCTTTTTATCGATGATGAAGAAGGTATTCGCCGCTCAATGGTTCGGGCACTGAGAAAAGAGTCATTTAAAACCTATACCGTTGAAAACGGAGAAAAGGGAATCGAATTTATCAGGCAAACCCGATCCACGATCTCAGCCGTCATCTCGGATTTTAAGATGCCCGGATTAAACGGCCTTGAAACCCTGGCCATTATCGGCAGATTAAACCCGGAGATTACCCGTATCATCCTGACGGGCTATGCAACCATGGAAACCGCCATTCAGGCCACCAATGAAGGAATCGACGGTTTTTTGACCAAACCGTTTGACAATGCGGAAATTCGTGCAAAACTTCACGAAATTTATATTCATAAAAGACTGAGACAGTTTGTTCCCGAGCATGTTTATCATAAGATACACTGCTGCCCCGGCGCATTGAAGCCAGCCTTTCAACAGGCATCCATTCTGTTTACCGATATCCGGGGCTTTACCAGGCTGACTGAGCAAGTTCCTCCGGAAACCCTGGCCTGCTTCCTGAATCATGACTATTTTGATCCGCTGGGAGAGATCGCCTATGAGCATAACGGCACGCTGGACAAACACATCGGAGACAGCATGATGGTCGGCTTCGGCACACCAGTCCCGCTGGAAAACGATGCCCTGTCGGCTGTTACGGCCGCTATTGCCATGCAGCGAAAGACCGTTGAAATCAACGACACCCTGAAAAACCGTC